A region from the Tigriopus californicus strain San Diego chromosome 9, Tcal_SD_v2.1, whole genome shotgun sequence genome encodes:
- the LOC131887351 gene encoding LOW QUALITY PROTEIN: S-adenosyl-L-methionine-dependent tRNA 4-demethylwyosine synthase TYW1-like (The sequence of the model RefSeq protein was modified relative to this genomic sequence to represent the inferred CDS: substituted 1 base at 1 genomic stop codon; added 1 base not found in genome assembly) gives MLGLPIIGTLTVPVLLCTLLAIAFVAWFHHRPAKSEQLETRVIRHGTAQTQTNPSNPSSEPEEAATSCSQGSQCCQIKENPDAIQRVKILYGTTTGKAKSMAAQLAQGLAGLNITAEILDVSTYDFEERLAHEASENAVLVLIISTYTEGTPPESAKWFYQWLEEAAKDFRTQHSILQGLKFAVFGLGNSLYQDHFNTIGKNXDKYFYQLSAIRFHSLGMGDENVAGSKHGNLENDFDHWQDQFLTRLRKFNSIESCGSQSEEKTSDLDTESADESGSGSDSEFSDGEDNEDDDEEGGDGLVDLEEIGNVMKKAKDKKKQDAESGPKEMITPSLRKSLTKQGYKLIGSHSGVKICRWTKAMLRGRGGCYKHTFYGIASHQCMETTPSLACANKCVFCWRHHSNPVGTEWRWQMDPPDMILDGALANHYKMIKQMKGVPGVLPEKLEEGMNVQHCALSLVGEPIMYPEINRFVELLHEKSISSFLVTNAQFPEAIRDISPVTQLYVSIDASTKDSLKKIDRPLFRDFWERFMDSLQELSRKGQRTVYRLTLVKGWNAEEMDNYAKLVDMAKPDFIEVKGVTYCGTSKASTLTMDNVPWHEEVLHFVRQLTSRLPDYEISCEHEHSNCVLVSHKKFLVNGKWHTWIDYPKFHQLVREFKQTNGAQTFSALDYMEPTPDWAVFGSEERGFDPVEKRFHRKSKQNQNDG, from the exons ATGTTAGGCTTGCCCATCATCGGAACACTCACTGTTCCGGTTTTGTTATGTACGTTGCTAGCCATCGCCTTTGTAGCGTGGTTCCATCATCGCCCTGCCAAATCGGAGCAGCTAGAAACACGTGTCATTCGCCATGGGACCGCGCAAACCCAGACTAATCCGTCGAATCCTTCATCGGAACCAGAGGAGGCGGCGACTAGTTGCTCCCAAGGGTCTCAATGTTGTCAAATCAAGGAGAATCCGGACGCTATTCAAAGAGTTAAGATTCTCTACGGAACTACCACGGGCAAGGCCAAATCCATGGCTGCACAACTGGCCCAAGGTTTGGCTGGGCTAAACATCACGGCTGAGATCCTGGATGTGTCCACTTACGACTTTGAAGAGAGACTAGCCCATGAAGCCTCTGAGAATGCGGTGTTAGTCTTGATCATTTCCACTTATACGGAAGGTACGCCACCGGAAAGTGCCAAATGGTTCTACCAATGGTTGGAAGAAGCGGCCAAAGACTTTCGAACCCAGCATTCTATCTTGCAAGGCCTGAAATTTGCCGTGTTTGGTTTGGGCAACTCTCTGTATCAAGATCACTTTAACACCATCGGCAAGAATTGAGACAAGTACTTCTACCAATTGAGTGCCATTCGATTCCATTCTCTCGGCATGGGCGACGAGAATGTAGCCGGATCCAAGCATGGCAACTTAGAGAACGATTTCGACCATTGGCAGGATCAGTTCCTGACCCGTCTGCGAAAGTTTAATAGCATCGAATCCTGTGGCAGCCAATCGGAAGAGAAGACGAGTGATTTGGATACTGAGAGCGCGGATGAATCCGGATCCGGGAGTGACTCGGAATTTAGCGATGGCGAGGACAacgaggatgatgacgaggaggGTGGGGATGGTTTGGTGGATTTGGAAGAGATTGGCAATGtcatgaaaaaggccaaagataAGAAGAAGCAAGATGCCGAGAGCGGGCCCAAAGAGATGATTACGCCCAGTTTACGGAAATCTTTGACTAAACAAGGTTACAAATTGATTGGAAGCCACTCGGGCGTCAAGATCTGTCGATGGACGAAAGCCATGTTGCGCGGACGTGGAGGGTGCTACAAGCACACTTTCTACGGCATCGCATCTCATCAGTGCATGGAGACCACGCCCAGTTTGGCTTGTGCCAACAAGTGCGTCTTTTGTTGGCGTCATCATTCCAATCCTGTGGGAACGGAATGGCGTTGGCAAATGGACCCGCCCGATATGATCCTTGATGGAGCCTTGGCGAATCATTACAAGATGATCAAACAGATGAAAGGCGTCCCCGGGGTGCTAcctgaaaaacttgaagaagGCATGAACGTACAACATTGCGCTCTGTCATTGGTGGGCGAACCCATTATGTATCCGGAAATTAACAG GTTTGTGGAGCTCCTCCACGAGAAATCCATCTCGAGCTTCTTGGTGACGAACGCTCAATTTCCGGAGGCCATCCGGGACATTAGTCCCGTCACTCAGCTCTACGTCTCGATCGATGCCTCCACCAAGGACTCGTTGAAAAAGATCGACCGGCCTTTGTTCAGGGATTTCTGGGAGCGGTTCATGGACAGCTTGCAGGAGCTCTCGCGTAAAGGCCAAAGAACCGTGTACCGACTGACGTTGGTTAAAGGCTGGAACGCCGAGGAAATGGACAACTACGCCAAATTGGTGGATATGGCCAAACCCGACTTTATCGAAGTGAAAGGGGTCACTTATTGTGGAACCTCCAAAG CCTCAACGCTGACCATGGACAATGTTCCTTGGCACGAGGAGGTGCTCCATTTTGTGCGACAGCTGACCTCACGCCTGCCGGATTACGAGATCTCTTGTGAGCACGAGCACTCCAATTGTGTCCTGGTCAGTCATAAGAAGTTCCTGGTCAATGGGAAATGGCACACCTGGATCGACTATCCCAAGTTCCACCAATTGGTCCGCGAGTTCAAGCAAACCAATGGAGCTCAAACCTTCTCAGCATTAGACTACATGGAACCGACGCCGGATTGGGCTGTCTTTGGCAGTGAGGAGCGTGGCTTTGATCCCGTGGAGAAGCGATTCCATCGGAAGAGCAAACA AACCAGAATGATGGCTGA
- the LOC131887357 gene encoding uncharacterized protein LOC131887357, which yields MILGHGANTMTLEEARLKLCAQAKLMGKECNPSLLTGALQHHYHGHDDVAAQQSKDAIIYVTIVVVFYVAIVLLLIGTNLRAGRANRTARFKKHVVEYSEGSGRAENRLVAEPPIGSRTNGSMAIDYDEEIADV from the exons ATGATTCTGGGACACGGAGCCAATACCATGACCCTGGAGGAGGCCAGACTCAAGCTCTGTGCCCAAGCCAA ATTAATGGGCAAGGAGTGCAATCCGTCATTATTGACAGGCGCTCTCCAACACCATTATCATGGCCATGACGATGTGGCCGCACAACAATCCAAAGACGCCATTATCTATGTCACG ATCGTGGTCGTTTTTTACGTGGCCATAGTGTTGCTTCTGATTGGAACCAATCTTCGAGCAGGGCGAGCCAATCGAACGGCGCGATTCAAGAAACACGTGGTAGAATACTCCGAAGGGTCCGGGCGTGCCGAGAATCGCTTGGTCGCTGAACCGCCCATAGGCTCCCGCACTAATGGATCCATGGCCATAGACTACGATGAGGAAATTGCAGACGTCTGA